CAAAAGTTCGCACACCTTTGCCTGACTACACTTCACCTCACAAAGTAACTTATAAATAGACACCTGCAGTACCAGTAAACGTAACTAGAGGGCCAAAAGTTCACACACGTTTGCCTGACGCTACAAGACTACAATCCATATCACAAAGTAACTGATAAACAAACAGCTACAGTTCAAGTAAACGTAACTAGAGGGCCTAATAGTCCACACACGTTTACTTGACACTACAGGACTACAAATCATTTCACAGAGTGATCGAGAAAAAAACAGATGCAGTTCCAGTAAACGTAGCTAGAGGGCACAGAAGTTCGCACACGTTTGCCTGATACTCCAGGACTACACTTCCCCTCACAAAGTAACTTATAAATAGACACCTGCAGTACCAGTATACGTAACTAGAGGACCAAAAGTTCACACACGTTTGCCTTACGCTACAAGACTACAATTCATATAACTGATAAACAAACAGCTGCAGTTCCAGTAACCGTAAGTAGAGGGCCAAAATTTGATACATGTTTGCCTGACTTTACAGGCTATGAACAACCAAAAAATTACCCACTTGGTGGTCACAACAATGAAAACACACTCCATCATTTTGATAATAGCACTAGGGACAAAATCTTGCTAATAAGCTCTCCCATGTCTCGGTCAGCCGATGTCTACATACATTAAAGATTCTTGTCCCATGCTTTGTTACTAATTTTGGCAACTAACTttacagattttttaaatcatttgcaTCAAATAAGTGGTCAAAAAATAGATGGTAGTAAACTGTATTAATTTCTAAAAGATAAGCAGTTATGATAAGGTATCTAGGTGCCTGTCTCTCTATGTAGCACGCGTCCTTGGGTTCACACCTTGTATATGGGTCGACTCTAGTTTATTGCCTTTTAATGGTAAAATGCCTTTTAATGGCAGAGAACACTTCTTTACCATCAACACGCATTCTTTACCATTAAAAGGTAATAAACTAGAGTCGACCCATATACAAGGTGTAAACCCAAGGACGCGTGCTACATAGAGAGACAGGGGGTGAAAATAGGACAAAGTTTTAAACTTCTGTTACATAAAATGTAGACTTTCGGTGTAAACTAAATCAAATGGATCCACAACTGTTGACAATGGTGCTATTTTTACATGAACAACACTAACTTTAAGTTCAATTTTGATTTAATAGCGTCAGAATTGTAAGCAACGTCAACACTAATTACAAACATAGCTGACcccaaacaaaatggcggcgagccGTCGACTCAGACACTCTTTTGTCATACGTTCACTCTAAGTCCCATATTTACACCCTTTCTCTTGGATATCTAACATATCTAGATATTAAACGCATGAAGAGATTCTGTGGTCTGTTATCAGTCACTTGTACTGTGAAAAGAAGTTGTCTGCTAAAAGCCAAAGTATAGGTGTGTCATTTAAAGTTGTAATCTATAGTGCGGTTCGGTCATGTGGAAATCCCACCATGAAGGCAAAACTTAAGCCTAAATTCCGTAATCTTTTATTATTTATGGAAAAGTCAATCTTTAACAACACTAATTGATTAAGGTACGTTTAGGTGAAAATTGTTGCTATTGTAGACCGTAAAGGTGCGACTATTCTACATATCATTGTTCGGTCATGTGGAACGCTCGCCATCATTACGGCTTGACCTGAACTTACACTTACAACGTTGTCTGTAATGCATGTGTGCCAAAACTCATTGGTGTAGATAATAATACGAAATGATCATGTGTTTGTGAAAATTAAAGACGGCAGATGGGTCATTTTTGAGGATGTAATGATTaggatatacatatatatatataaacaattcCAAATACAAGAGTGGCGATCAAGTTGTGACGGACCTGAGACCTTAAGTTcgacagtgttttttttttacattttcattttcatatagacaaaaatatttttaaactctttgtgtgttttgttgtcttgtcagTCATATCTTTTATTACATTTGTAGGATATTCCAATGCAAAATCTAATGGTTATACAATTCTAATTCAGGTCGTAGCGAAGTTGCCTAAATGGGCAAAGTCACCTTCAGTCTGACCGaggttgatgaaagctccttggtcagacaGGTACTAGGTGTGGGGTTGGGGGTAATTGATGGACCAAAACAATCGCGAATTGAATATTTTAATGAtttcacggcggtcggttgctagggtattctttcccgttgctatgcgagttcgacagagtatcgggttacaagaggcctactatttgctaaccgtaaaatatttcaaaataaacaagatgttatgacaaggaaaatgttttcaaaataagattaaattcgcaatattagatagtttgaatcttcctgtttgaattgagatatttgttttgtttcgattttgctacCAAAGAcggttattttctgtttcaaggaaggccttcaatttgaccatactcttgataagatgggccgcaagtgccatggcaaattctcgatttttatatttttcgtcatctgagaggcaaataaaactttctgtttttgggattttttaatttctaattttaagcaaagttacagtcaaaaatatgcgtaaaaatgccatttttcgcacttaattaccaataattcaaaatctaaggcattttttaaaaatcccaaaaacagaaatctcgggaaaaccgttgcggtcattttgagccgtcaatgagttatgttggactcttcttggtggagatcttaaacgatgtttacacgcatgtcatACCGCACGGAGAGCTGGAGGGTGTagttgataccggtgtaaacaacacttatgatattcaaggtcaccaacaaaaacgccagtagcttcgttacacattacaggtcccaaacaaagtgaaagcataggTGTACtatccagaaaattgtttatattggttaaaaagtatatttttcgcctgattcaagttagttggggggaaaatgccagaatgcacggttttacctgcaatgaccgcagatgacctaaatagaacacgggttcggttcgaattacgtcagatggaacctCGTAGAAGAGGGTTcaaattcggctagacatgggagattttgagcccgtatttgaccaccgtgtttCTAGATTCATGCCTATATCACTACTTTTCCACCATATTTTGGTGCATTGTCGTCGCCATTGCCGTGCTTTAAGCTCTAAATTAAAGTGTGTTTGTGCATCGAAAAGTGAAATTTTGGGCTTTATAAAATGATCCAATGACTCACCTTTAGCTGCATTTTCACCGACAGAAGTCGGCCAAGACAATCCTAGAATGGAAAAAAGCTTGTTAGTCATATcttccacaacaacaacaacagccaggCTTTAATTCAGAAGTTTGCTCAATTCTAATTGTTGAATGGAAAATGTGAAAACTGAGAAGtcatatatttttttgttaaaaaaagttatgtCTTCTGCTGACGTGGCGTATTAGGTTTGTGACACATATCTAGTATATAACTAGCCTAGAAAAATTGACAGACATAGTTGTTGAATGGCCCGTGTCTGTTAAGACTCAGTGTTACAGAGTGGTGACGAATAAATAACGTCTTATGATGACGTGGCGTTAGGTTTAAGACAAATTTCTTCTAGTATATAATTAGTCTACAAAAATGGACAGATATGGTAGTTGAAAGGCATGTGTTTGTGAAGACTCAGTATTCCAAGGGGTGATTGATTAGTTCTCGGTCTATTTAACCCAGAAATTATGTGCCCAACTCAAAATTTGGGGAGCATAATTATATAGTACATAGTATAAAgctttttatcaatatccactaaatttcaaaacattatgaTAATTACTTtgtaggcgacacccagtaacatTCAATGAGAGAAAGGGACAAGACTTTTTTTCTCACCACTTACTTAATGATTTTCAAAAGGAGTTCTCAATTGGAAGCAAAGGAAAATTATAATAATCATTTGAAATGTGGTAGACATTGCTAAAAGGCTTCGTACTAGTCAATTATGCTccaaatttgagttgtgcatcTTTTTTCTGGGTTAGGTCCcttttccacttgacggcgctctcatcGCGCTCTCACtacgatggaaaattggccaaagaaatgataaacctttgtttttaaaCTAGGTTATTCCATCTTGGTTTGTTTCATTGTAAATCATCggtacattttgaacatttctccgggttctgtCTATGACAATTATACTTTTTCACGAACTGCGGTTGAGAgtgcagagagagcgcggtgagagcgccgtccaagCTGAATTTGTATCAAAAACCACTGTCAAGACATATTGAGGCTCACGGCGCTCGATGCGCGCGCTCTCTGCACTCTCTCTGCGCTTATCGTTGGATCATCCTCGACACTCTCACAGCAAAACTGTTTTGACCCGGTTcattcaaaacagtcgcggaggtgatggcgaccttagcgctcccaccgcgctctctgtgCACTTCCaaggcgaccttggcgatcccacctcCCTCTCaccaatttgaggtcgcagagagagcgcggtgagagcgccgtcctagtggaaaggtggtacatgtataaggccTAGCGCCTAGACCTTATTGATCTTGAGAACCAAAAAATACGTTCATAGTGCCTCAAACTTTGCACTCAAGTGATTTCAAACGTAACTGACGACACGAAACAAATATTCGAATGTCTACAACACTACATTGACAAAAAGTGTCGTTTGTTCAACACATTGCAAAGTATTTAGGAACCAAATCACGTTCACTAAATGTTTCAAATCTAGTCATTGCGTCAGGCGAACTTTCCCCACCTTGATGTCCTTGAAGCGTCACTGTCAACGCGACCAAGACGATCACAAGTACCCGCGACATCTTGACAAGCTGAAGAACGCCCCCTTCCCCTCCAAGACACGACGGAAGACGTTATTGACGACAGAAGACGTCTGAAGGGTCTGTATAGCCCTAGCACACAGTGATCAGAGAGGGTGTGTGTCCTTAGTCACTTACACTACCCCGACCGGTTCGACGGCACTTTTCTGCTGGGTACGGCCACACCGCATGGGAATGGTAGGGCCACACCgccttaattctatggatgacatcctttggagaccccaaaactaatatAATGCGCGCGAGCGagaaaaaatccagcaaaagaaaaaaacaactgctGGACTAACCACTTAACATTCACACAATTCTTTCACAGGCTTGGTCTGTCTTATGTAACATTGTAAGGACAATCGTCGACATTTCAATCATGTTGATATTGCCATacttgtttaaagagggaacaGGAGCGCAGTgcccccatgccctgaccatgctCCCCATCTACCCTAAAGAGCAAATCCTccgacaagcatgaaattctgattgaccatcGCTATTGTGTAACATGTGGCCACAGCAGTTCTTTTGGAGTACAGGCGAAAATCTACACTtgcgcggatgtcattcatagaaTTAAGTAAGTGTGGCCTGAACTGAATTCTATATCAATTACTGTTGTTTGCGCATACAGCGACACAACTGCAGTTACCATTGCCAAGAATGTTATATTATcagttttgcttgtttgtttgtgtttgttggtGTTGTAACTCGAGAAATGTTACATAAACCTTtctgatattcggtatgtggtaTACCCCCGAGGTAGTGGGCGACCCCCTTTGTGTCAAATCGTGCGAATGACTAGGCTGTAAGCCCTGGGGCACCCCTATTTAGTTGTACGAGTGTGATTaacctccttcgcagacttttgACATGGGATGGGCGCTAATTATAcataaaaagagaaaaagatGAAATACACTCCGTCGAAGATTGTACTATCTGTTGATGATAGAATTTCTTCtctagttaggccatgttgatttactTAATTATATGATGACATCCTcagggaaccccaaaactgatgcgagtgtacGAGtgatgaaataaagaaattggTAAGAAAAAGTTGccagaccaaggagcttttatcactgataaaagctccttggccagaccaaggacattatataagatGTTATATAACGTTTTGTTGTATTGAGGTCGCTTGAGTGGCGTCGAATGGCTTCATTATGGGATTAATCAATGAACCAATTAATGGTATAATTGAATTCAATTAATCCCATTTCAAGAGCGCTGACAAAAATCGCCCGAAAACGTCCGGCACTCCTCAAAGTCTGCGAAAGAGGCTAAGACTTGTACTGGTTGAACGACTCTTAAACACATAATTGTGGGAACCAAACTTACGTAAGAGAAGGGTCTGTAAGGAATACTTCAGAATACAGTGGCACAACAAGATAATTGAACAATTTAATTTTTCCAGCAAACAGCTCAAAACTTACATTATATAGTTTTTGGTGAAAAATCTTGTGAACCACAGGTCTTGATTCTTGTTTCTGTCACTGACGAACGGTAGTAGAtggtgtctgaaacatctgactgttttgAAATCTATCAAAGCAATTGTCAAAATGATAAACGAGACACGGTTATATTGCATATCTATCTCTGTCGTATTATGTAGAAGTCGTAGCCTCCATAGCCGGGTCTCTAGGccctttttcgtctttttttgggggggggggggctcagaATACACTTCTGTTGGCCGTTTCTCAAGTTTTGTACCGGGTCGCTTGTACTGACAGCCCGTATGGGACATGCCCAATGACCTTTTAACTAACATGTTATGTAACGAGTGTGGGAAAATATCCAGCGGAGGTCACTTTTATTAATTACAGATCGGTGCACACAAAGTTACTTTGTTTACACAATGACTTTATGTAATGTCATATGTACTACTTGTTAGACCATATGGGAGGCTTGCATAGATAAACTTATCAAGGCCTACGTCAGTAAATTCACTAGTAAAGTCACTATCTTATAATTTATTTGCAACATGTGTATATACTTACATGTACGTAATACTTTACattaattttctatttttcgtttccacaaatgGTGGCCGGGCCCATTGGGAAATGTTAGCTTAAGTGAGCCCTAAATGGTGACCTTGTTGGTTGGAGTAATCATTGTTACACAggacaaggaggttataggAAGACAGGACTAGCATAGCATCTAGCAATGTGAGGGTCGACCTCAGCTCAAACACGTTGAAAAGCCTACGTCACAATTTGAACATATGCCAGCAAAACTTTTAGATCAGCTGGAGCTCGTCAAATTTCAAAAACATCTGAGTGTGGACAAATCTTTTGCTGAAAATCTTCCCCTAAGCGGTCCTTAGGGGAGCGACTAAAAGcacaagactggactccaggctaatgttttgttgtctatCAAATCATACTTTGAAACGTTAACCTTACATCATATTGCATTCATACATCCAACTTTGGTAGAGTCACTGTATGGTCAAGGTCTCTCAGCGATCACCGTTAAGAAGATAGGGTACCTAAATGGTGAATTCCATGGCTATATAGAAGATTCTTGGTCTCCAGAAATTTAAATAGCTCGAGATCAGCGTTCttgccagcctgaaattttttccgtcccctggtttttaaacaaaaatccTGTTAAATGCCATGGGCTTCCATGAGACAGTCCTAGTGGGTCCGGAAAAACTTTGAaatctgaaacactatttcttgcattttgaggggcaaatgtTGCTAAGACTGGACTCAGCTCAGTTCAACGGCATCTGTGCTcaatttctggagatctttgtaaaatttcttttctttaatatcataacaagccaatttttgtccatcacagaggacgggatgggcaaaatttgtgtctgtccccagctgcaaaattccgacAGGTGCTGGCTAGAACCTGCTCGAGATTAATAACATATAATTGAAACTGGCATTATGGAAGATCAGGTAATAAGGGCCGTCTTTTTGCTGTCAaagatgtcatcatcatcagggtCCTGGAGAGAGGGTGAGACCCACTGGGGCTTTTCGTCCCATTCCTGCCACCTGTATggaaaatagaatagaacaaaATTATGAATAACTGCTTGGTAGAAAATCACAACAAAAAGAGTCTGTGGTAATGGCTCTCATAAAACTCTTTCTAAATTCTACCTCACTGATATCCAAAATGAAGATGAAACCTCTGAGCATCTTATTACTGTATTATAGTAGAAGCTGGGGAATTATTTGCAGATGAGTAATCCTTTTACAGGATAGTAAATTTATAACAGGACAAAATTTATTGTGGACAGCAGCCCATTTGCTACATATTTTTCTCCTTGACCTCCTTCTCTTTTAACTGAGCAATGGAACAATCTTATGAATCCTAGTCCTATGAGATTAAAGTGACCACATCCATTAAATATAAAATGTGTTGGTTTATTGGTAATCATGatatgaaaaagacaaaaacccTCTTAAAAAGTCGTGTGCAACAATGTGTACTGGGAAATAAACCCTTTTCTGGGAATGCCCATGGACATTACAGAAGTACACAATGAATTCCTAAAATCCTTGGGATTTTATattaatactattaggctagcccctgaggtgttgccaaaaatactTACACATTTATGACTATGATGAAGAAGCTCATGAGGACCATGAGAAGGAAGCATGCTCCGTGGAAGTACCGGATTGTCGCGGCGTACATGGAGTTGAAGATGAGGCTGGAGAAGAGAGCAGAACCGCACTCCAGCACACCCATCAGTGAGAATGTCGCACCTACACGGACAGGAAAGCAAGTAAATTCAAAACAGGTTGACCTGGAAGCATAATGCTTAGAGGCTTATAAGAATAATGTCTTTCAATAGCTAGTGGTGCAATAAATAGGCTTTTAGCCAGACATGCGCATCTGGACGCACATCATGGCATCATCTGGACAGCTTTTCttgaaataacaagaaattggatgcaCTAGAAGCCTTTTCACTGGGgaaaaatcctctgacaagcatgaaatgacactactagtacatcattTGTGGTCAGAGTCTTCTACGCTGACCTCTCTAACTATAATATAATTTTGCcactcaggataccttagaatgcaccattttaacttttAACTAATCTTTGCGCAATTTTCAGGGAGCAGTCAGCCTCCAATATAACAGTGGATTTTGAGGCAATAAATAGCGGCATTAATGCTTGATTTTCTAGCTGTCTTGAAACTTAGTGACCCTCTAGCAAATTTGCCAAAGATCATGAAAGTGTGGCATTGACTTGAAATGAATgtgatatatatacattttgtacaatcatgtcATGATTTCAGATACAGTTGGGTGTTAACGAAGCGAAAGTTTTACCTTGTTCACTGCTATCaacctgcttggagatcatcCCATGGAGTGCACCCAAGGCTAGATACTGAAACGCACCCGCCGCAGCCGCTGGAACAACAAAAGAGGACTTAGCAATATGCAAATGCAGTGCCTGGGAAACCCAGACTGATCAAGCCAGTGCAGGAAGGGTTTGCTACCGATCCAGAGCCATATGCGCCCAGCAATTTTCATCTGTAAATGACATAAAGCTTTTCCGACCACACAATTAATAGTTTAAACTCAATCATGGTGAATGAATGGAATTATGGGGCCTCTCATTGCCACATtattgtagcctgagtaccatcctatgtagtgaccactggctcaatactttgTTGGAAGACTAAGTTATAATTGTGAAGTAGCATAATTATATTAGGATGTGTGGTACCAAAAGTGGACATGAAAAGTGACTGGGCTGGGCTGGTACTAGTTGATATATCTCTAACTTCTAAGCCATGGCAAAAATAGCGCAAAAAGTTACTGAAAAATTAGCAGATATGATTCCCTTGGTTTTGTATAAAGGAAGCCACGATATACAGTAGAATAATAGTACAAGCCTCACCACAGAACATGAGCCATGTGGTGCTGGAAAACGCCATGATTTCGAACTTGGCCGCGTACGAGACGCCCCCGATGATGACAAGGGCGGTGTCCGGGAGACGCTTGGCCAGGAACGGCATGACGACCAGCAGGGTGACGGACGGAATGACGTTCTGCGCCGCCTGCCAGTAACCGTACAGACTCTCCGACCACTTTAACGGCTCCGCTTTCACGAAGAGTAGACCCACTTCTGCAACACCTTATACAAAACGATTGTAACAACacaaaaaacattataaaacattctTTCAGCGTTCTATCaagcctgaatttttttacatCCCCTGGATTTAGAATGGAAATCCAGAATATCAAAGGCAGGGGGGTCAGGGGTATGCTGTCTGGGAAAATTTGGTTTACTAAaacaagaccctctgaaatgctatttccttcattttgaggggcaaattttgctggtagactcaaaTTGTAATTGGATCAATTAGAATCTTTAAttacatgtcaatttttgtTCATCACAGGGTATGGAATGGATTGAACAAAATTTTTGTTCTTCCCCAGCAGTAAAACtctgtcaaactcaaaggacagaaggacggacgctggctagGACCCTGCATTCTTTTATTGAGAATATTCATCTAAAAATGATGGTTTACAATTAAGAAATGCATATAAATCATGATGCAATAGAACagaaatgaacaaaaacaacaagaaaggaAACTTTGATTTTGAGCACTGCCTAATCCTCTTGCCAAAACTATTTTCTTACCTGCTTGGATGAGTGCAGAGAGGAAAAGACACAGGTAGGTCAGGTTCACATGCACCCTTCGGTTATTTGGTCTCTTCTTCGTGCATATTTGAGCCACCTTCTTGATATTTTTAAGACTAAAAAATTGCAGACAAGCGCCCCTTTCTTCCGAAGGGTCCACGTTCAATAGAGAAGTCCCTCTCGGCCTAACAGGGTCAGGGTTCTTCAACCAGAAGATGACGTAGAGTATCGCTAGAAACTGTAGAGCCGCACAAGTGACAAAGACCGGGACGTAACCGACGTTGTCCGCCATGACACCGCTTATCAGCAAGCCGACGGTGCACCCTAACGTGTTCGTAGCGTCTACGATCCCCATTCTTTTCGTACGCTCCTCTTTGGTCGTGACGTCGGCGAGATAGCTGAACACGGACAGCAAGACCGTTGCGAAGCCGCCGCAGAATCCGCTTATGAACGGTCCAATCAGCAACAAGTACCACGGTAG
The window above is part of the Branchiostoma floridae strain S238N-H82 chromosome 14, Bfl_VNyyK, whole genome shotgun sequence genome. Proteins encoded here:
- the LOC118430973 gene encoding solute carrier family 46 member 3-like; this encodes MERSLRDIITVEPVIALYMMALNLQTPVLQQVVWVKSCLSMFNQTFCDGLEKSDNVELQDAVQSQASIWILANVIALTIPSIIVTVFVGPWSDRVGRKVAMILPALGGCLMSVNIVFQSWWIDLPWYLLLIGPFISGFCGGFATVLLSVFSYLADVTTKEERTKRMGIVDATNTLGCTVGLLISGVMADNVGYVPVFVTCAALQFLAILYVIFWLKNPDPVRPRGTSLLNVDPSEERGACLQFFSLKNIKKVAQICTKKRPNNRRVHVNLTYLCLFLSALIQAGVAEVGLLFVKAEPLKWSESLYGYWQAAQNVIPSVTLLVVMPFLAKRLPDTALVIIGGVSYAAKFEIMAFSSTTWLMFCAAAAGAFQYLALGALHGMISKQVDSSEQGATFSLMGVLECGSALFSSLIFNSMYAATIRYFHGACFLLMVLMSFFIIVINVWQEWDEKPQWVSPSLQDPDDDDIFDSKKTALIT